The following coding sequences lie in one Lolium perenne isolate Kyuss_39 chromosome 2, Kyuss_2.0, whole genome shotgun sequence genomic window:
- the LOC127335184 gene encoding obtusifoliol 14-alpha demethylase isoform X1 — translation MQNFWNCNMDLTISALWMALALFFITTVLTKIANGRITYDPVCTLPPPPEVRGIALLRLLPTLCTKGPEATMHDLYNKFGSIFTVSFIWKRITFLVGREASVIFFQGLESEVAQGDINEFTVPMFGQEIGFAVDYNTRMEQTRFLVESLRPAQLRSYVDPMLQEVEKYFAKWGEEGVVDLKHEFEELLMLISSRCLVGKEVREKMFGQFCKLFHEIEEGVNFASFMFPYIPIPVNRRRDRARIKLTEILSEVVRSRKSFKRVEEDVLQRFIDSTYKDGRATTIEEVSGMILALIFAGKHTSATTSTWTGACLLSHENFLDAALEEQKCIIGKYNDKIDYRILSEMGTLHNCIKEAARMHPALPTLVRQVKKNIIVRGKEGNEYAIPKGNILVNLVMVNGMLPHIYKDPEVFDPDRFRPGREEDKAGGKFSYTSFGGGRHACGGEAYAYMQIKIIFSHMLRNFELKLISSFPKPDWTKFMPEPKGKLMVSYKRFQLPSN, via the exons ATGCAGAACTTTTG GAACTGCAATATGGACTTGACAATTAGCGCCCTGTGGATGGCATTAGCTCTTTTTTTCATCACTACAGTACTCACCAAAATTGCAAATGGAAGAATCACCTATGATCCTGTGTGTACACTACCACCTCCACCTGAGGTGAGGGGTATTGCTCTTTTGAGACTCTTACCTACTCTGTGTACAAAGGGCCCTGAAGCAACAATGCATGATTTGTATAATAAGTTCGGCAGTATCTTCACAGTAAGTTTTATTTGGAAAAGAATAACTTTTTTGGTTGGACGAGAGGCATCTGTTATTTTCTTCCAAGGGTTGGAGTCAGAGGTTGCCCAAGGAGATATAAATGAGTTCACCGTGCCCATGTTTGGCCAAGAGATTGGCTTTGCTGTAGATTACAATACTCGAATGGAGCAAACTCGTTTCCTTGTTGAGTCTCTGAGGCCAGCGCAACTAAGAAGCTATGTTGATCCCATGCTTCAGGAAGTGGAG AAATATTTCGCAAAATGGGGAGAAGAAGGGGTAGTCGATCTGAAACATGAATTTGAGGAACTACTTATGTTGATTTCAAGTCGATGCCTTGTCGGAAAAGAGGTCAGAGAGAAGATGTTTGGCCAGTTCTGCAAATTGTTTCATGAAATTGAGGAAGGTGTGAACTTTGCCAGTTTCATGTTCCCATACATCCCTATTCCAGTAAATCGTCGGCGTGACAGAGCACGGATCAAGCTTACAGAAATACTATCTGAGGTTGTTAGGTCACGCAAGAGCTTCAAGCGTGTCGAGGAGGATGTGCTCCAgagatttattgattcaacatacAAAGATGGCAGGGCCACAACCATAGAAGAAGTCAGCGGGATGATCCTTGCCTTGATCTTTGCGGGAAAGCACACAAGCGCAACGACTAGCACGTGGACTGGAGCTTGCCTTTTGAGCCATGAGAATTTCTTAGATGCTGCTTTAGAGGAGCAAAAGTGTATAATTGGAAAATACAATGACAAGATAGACTACCGTATATTGTCAGAGATGGGCACTCTGCACAACTGCATCAAAGAGGCGGCACGTATGCACCCTGCATTGCCGACGTTAGTCCGCCAAGTAAAAAAGAATATCATCGTTCGCGGAAAAGAGGGCAATGAATATGCCATCCCCAAAGGTAACATCTTAGTAAACCTTGTAATGGTGAACGGTATGTTGCCACACATTTACAAGGACCCTGAGGTGTTTGATCCAGATCGATTTCGTCCTGGAAGGGAGGAGGACAAAGCTGGTGGTAAATTCTCTTACACGTCTTTCGGTGGTGGCAGACATGCATGTGGTGGCGAGGCTTATGCCTACATGCAAATTAAAATTATATTTAGCCATATGCTGAGGAATTTTGAACTCAAGCTCATTTCTTCTTTTCCCAAGCCAGACTGGACCAAGTTTATGCCAGAGCCTAAAGGGAAACTCATGGTGAGCTACAAAAGATTTCAGCTGCCTAGCAACTAA
- the LOC127335184 gene encoding obtusifoliol 14-alpha demethylase isoform X2, whose protein sequence is MDLTISALWMALALFFITTVLTKIANGRITYDPVCTLPPPPEVRGIALLRLLPTLCTKGPEATMHDLYNKFGSIFTVSFIWKRITFLVGREASVIFFQGLESEVAQGDINEFTVPMFGQEIGFAVDYNTRMEQTRFLVESLRPAQLRSYVDPMLQEVEKYFAKWGEEGVVDLKHEFEELLMLISSRCLVGKEVREKMFGQFCKLFHEIEEGVNFASFMFPYIPIPVNRRRDRARIKLTEILSEVVRSRKSFKRVEEDVLQRFIDSTYKDGRATTIEEVSGMILALIFAGKHTSATTSTWTGACLLSHENFLDAALEEQKCIIGKYNDKIDYRILSEMGTLHNCIKEAARMHPALPTLVRQVKKNIIVRGKEGNEYAIPKGNILVNLVMVNGMLPHIYKDPEVFDPDRFRPGREEDKAGGKFSYTSFGGGRHACGGEAYAYMQIKIIFSHMLRNFELKLISSFPKPDWTKFMPEPKGKLMVSYKRFQLPSN, encoded by the exons ATGGACTTGACAATTAGCGCCCTGTGGATGGCATTAGCTCTTTTTTTCATCACTACAGTACTCACCAAAATTGCAAATGGAAGAATCACCTATGATCCTGTGTGTACACTACCACCTCCACCTGAGGTGAGGGGTATTGCTCTTTTGAGACTCTTACCTACTCTGTGTACAAAGGGCCCTGAAGCAACAATGCATGATTTGTATAATAAGTTCGGCAGTATCTTCACAGTAAGTTTTATTTGGAAAAGAATAACTTTTTTGGTTGGACGAGAGGCATCTGTTATTTTCTTCCAAGGGTTGGAGTCAGAGGTTGCCCAAGGAGATATAAATGAGTTCACCGTGCCCATGTTTGGCCAAGAGATTGGCTTTGCTGTAGATTACAATACTCGAATGGAGCAAACTCGTTTCCTTGTTGAGTCTCTGAGGCCAGCGCAACTAAGAAGCTATGTTGATCCCATGCTTCAGGAAGTGGAG AAATATTTCGCAAAATGGGGAGAAGAAGGGGTAGTCGATCTGAAACATGAATTTGAGGAACTACTTATGTTGATTTCAAGTCGATGCCTTGTCGGAAAAGAGGTCAGAGAGAAGATGTTTGGCCAGTTCTGCAAATTGTTTCATGAAATTGAGGAAGGTGTGAACTTTGCCAGTTTCATGTTCCCATACATCCCTATTCCAGTAAATCGTCGGCGTGACAGAGCACGGATCAAGCTTACAGAAATACTATCTGAGGTTGTTAGGTCACGCAAGAGCTTCAAGCGTGTCGAGGAGGATGTGCTCCAgagatttattgattcaacatacAAAGATGGCAGGGCCACAACCATAGAAGAAGTCAGCGGGATGATCCTTGCCTTGATCTTTGCGGGAAAGCACACAAGCGCAACGACTAGCACGTGGACTGGAGCTTGCCTTTTGAGCCATGAGAATTTCTTAGATGCTGCTTTAGAGGAGCAAAAGTGTATAATTGGAAAATACAATGACAAGATAGACTACCGTATATTGTCAGAGATGGGCACTCTGCACAACTGCATCAAAGAGGCGGCACGTATGCACCCTGCATTGCCGACGTTAGTCCGCCAAGTAAAAAAGAATATCATCGTTCGCGGAAAAGAGGGCAATGAATATGCCATCCCCAAAGGTAACATCTTAGTAAACCTTGTAATGGTGAACGGTATGTTGCCACACATTTACAAGGACCCTGAGGTGTTTGATCCAGATCGATTTCGTCCTGGAAGGGAGGAGGACAAAGCTGGTGGTAAATTCTCTTACACGTCTTTCGGTGGTGGCAGACATGCATGTGGTGGCGAGGCTTATGCCTACATGCAAATTAAAATTATATTTAGCCATATGCTGAGGAATTTTGAACTCAAGCTCATTTCTTCTTTTCCCAAGCCAGACTGGACCAAGTTTATGCCAGAGCCTAAAGGGAAACTCATGGTGAGCTACAAAAGATTTCAGCTGCCTAGCAACTAA
- the LOC127335184 gene encoding obtusifoliol 14-alpha demethylase isoform X3 produces MQNFWNCNMDLTISALWMALALFFITTVLTKIANGRITYDPVCTLPPPPEVRGIALLRLLPTLCTKGPEATMHDLYNKFGSIFTIGFAVDYNTRMEQTRFLVESLRPAQLRSYVDPMLQEVEKYFAKWGEEGVVDLKHEFEELLMLISSRCLVGKEVREKMFGQFCKLFHEIEEGVNFASFMFPYIPIPVNRRRDRARIKLTEILSEVVRSRKSFKRVEEDVLQRFIDSTYKDGRATTIEEVSGMILALIFAGKHTSATTSTWTGACLLSHENFLDAALEEQKCIIGKYNDKIDYRILSEMGTLHNCIKEAARMHPALPTLVRQVKKNIIVRGKEGNEYAIPKGNILVNLVMVNGMLPHIYKDPEVFDPDRFRPGREEDKAGGKFSYTSFGGGRHACGGEAYAYMQIKIIFSHMLRNFELKLISSFPKPDWTKFMPEPKGKLMVSYKRFQLPSN; encoded by the exons ATGCAGAACTTTTG GAACTGCAATATGGACTTGACAATTAGCGCCCTGTGGATGGCATTAGCTCTTTTTTTCATCACTACAGTACTCACCAAAATTGCAAATGGAAGAATCACCTATGATCCTGTGTGTACACTACCACCTCCACCTGAGGTGAGGGGTATTGCTCTTTTGAGACTCTTACCTACTCTGTGTACAAAGGGCCCTGAAGCAACAATGCATGATTTGTATAATAAGTTCGGCAGTATCTTCACA ATTGGCTTTGCTGTAGATTACAATACTCGAATGGAGCAAACTCGTTTCCTTGTTGAGTCTCTGAGGCCAGCGCAACTAAGAAGCTATGTTGATCCCATGCTTCAGGAAGTGGAG AAATATTTCGCAAAATGGGGAGAAGAAGGGGTAGTCGATCTGAAACATGAATTTGAGGAACTACTTATGTTGATTTCAAGTCGATGCCTTGTCGGAAAAGAGGTCAGAGAGAAGATGTTTGGCCAGTTCTGCAAATTGTTTCATGAAATTGAGGAAGGTGTGAACTTTGCCAGTTTCATGTTCCCATACATCCCTATTCCAGTAAATCGTCGGCGTGACAGAGCACGGATCAAGCTTACAGAAATACTATCTGAGGTTGTTAGGTCACGCAAGAGCTTCAAGCGTGTCGAGGAGGATGTGCTCCAgagatttattgattcaacatacAAAGATGGCAGGGCCACAACCATAGAAGAAGTCAGCGGGATGATCCTTGCCTTGATCTTTGCGGGAAAGCACACAAGCGCAACGACTAGCACGTGGACTGGAGCTTGCCTTTTGAGCCATGAGAATTTCTTAGATGCTGCTTTAGAGGAGCAAAAGTGTATAATTGGAAAATACAATGACAAGATAGACTACCGTATATTGTCAGAGATGGGCACTCTGCACAACTGCATCAAAGAGGCGGCACGTATGCACCCTGCATTGCCGACGTTAGTCCGCCAAGTAAAAAAGAATATCATCGTTCGCGGAAAAGAGGGCAATGAATATGCCATCCCCAAAGGTAACATCTTAGTAAACCTTGTAATGGTGAACGGTATGTTGCCACACATTTACAAGGACCCTGAGGTGTTTGATCCAGATCGATTTCGTCCTGGAAGGGAGGAGGACAAAGCTGGTGGTAAATTCTCTTACACGTCTTTCGGTGGTGGCAGACATGCATGTGGTGGCGAGGCTTATGCCTACATGCAAATTAAAATTATATTTAGCCATATGCTGAGGAATTTTGAACTCAAGCTCATTTCTTCTTTTCCCAAGCCAGACTGGACCAAGTTTATGCCAGAGCCTAAAGGGAAACTCATGGTGAGCTACAAAAGATTTCAGCTGCCTAGCAACTAA